A region of Ictalurus furcatus strain D&B chromosome 1, Billie_1.0, whole genome shotgun sequence DNA encodes the following proteins:
- the nppcl gene encoding C-type natriuretic peptide-like produces the protein MMLCSAVLAVLLLLAPLKPSHSRSLHTPDRAMQVIEQFLERYNDLLTLDDLDNLTSDQSEEPVQVFNSGIKVAENPKWIDIPVQNENSWVRLLKGALANQKRALSDRSRRGWNRGCFGLKLDRIGSMSGLGC, from the exons ATGATGCTGTGCTCTGCTGTTCTGGCAGTGCTGCTCCTGCTGGCACCGCTGAAACCCAGCCACAGCCGAAGCCTGCACACCCCCGACCGGGCCATGCAG GTCATCGAGCAGTTCCTTGAGCGTTACAATGACCTTTTGACCCTAGATGACCTGGATAATCTCACAAGTGACCAATCAGAAGAGCCGGTACAGGTCTTTAATTCTGGCATAAAAGTTGCCGAAAATCCCAAATGGATTGACATACCTGTGCAGAATGAAAACTCCTGGGTCCGTCTCCTCAAGGGAGCTCTGGCCAATCAAAAGCGAGCTTTGTCAGACCGGTCTCGGAGGGGTTGGAACCGTGGTTGCTTTGGCCTAAAGCTAGACCGAATCGGATCTATGAGTGGCCTCGGCTGCTAA